The Corynebacterium confusum genome has a window encoding:
- a CDS encoding tRNA (cytidine(34)-2'-O)-methyltransferase has product MTNLHIVFDNPVIPTNTGNAIRTAAVTGAHLHLIEPLGFNFDDKHLKRAGLDYHDLADMTIHPNFQACMDALPGARVFAFTTHTDKWFTDIEYQEGDVLLFGTEPTGLPAEHLAHERITEQVRIPMVPARRSMNLSNAASTAVFEAWRQLGFNGAV; this is encoded by the coding sequence ATGACCAACCTGCACATCGTCTTCGACAACCCCGTGATCCCTACCAACACCGGCAACGCCATTCGGACTGCGGCGGTCACGGGCGCGCACCTGCACCTCATTGAGCCGCTGGGGTTCAACTTCGACGACAAGCACCTCAAGCGGGCAGGGCTGGACTACCACGACCTGGCCGATATGACCATCCACCCCAACTTCCAGGCCTGCATGGATGCCCTACCCGGCGCGCGGGTCTTCGCGTTTACCACCCACACGGACAAGTGGTTTACGGATATCGAGTACCAGGAAGGTGACGTGCTGCTCTTCGGCACGGAGCCGACCGGCCTGCCGGCCGAGCACCTCGCCCACGAGCGGATCACCGAGCAGGTGCGCATCCCCATGGTGCCGGCGCGGCGCTCGATGAACCTGTCGAACGCGGCCTCGACGGCCGTGTTCGAAGCCTGGCGGCAGCTGGGCTTTAACGGCGCGGTCTAG
- a CDS encoding O-acetylhomoserine/O-acetylserine sulfhydrylase: MTTKYDNTESNPNFANWDIATRALHVGQDLDGKNNARNLPIYQTTSYVFDNAEHAAARFGLSDAGPIYSRLTNPTQDALENRIASLEGGVAAVAFASGQAAETAAILTLAGAGDHIVASPHLYGGTATLFTVTLPRLGIDFTLVDNPDDPESWKAAIQPNTKALYGETFGNPAADVLDIPTIAEVAHAANVPLIVDNTIATAALVRPLALGADIVVNSTTKFYTGNGSALGGILVDGGKFDWTVERDGKPVFPGFVTPDPAYHGLKYADLGAPAFALKARAGILRDTGAAISPFNAWLALNGLETLTLRIRRHNENAQAVAEYLEGHDKVTKVNYAGLESSPYRKIKEKLGLDYTGSVLSFDIEGGKDEAWTFIDALRLHSNLANIGDTRSLVVHPATTTHSQSDEEGLRVAGITQSTIRLSVGIEDVKDIIADLELGFAALG, translated from the coding sequence ATGACGACGAAATACGACAACACCGAATCCAACCCGAACTTCGCTAACTGGGACATCGCCACGCGTGCGCTGCACGTAGGCCAGGACCTGGACGGCAAGAACAACGCCCGGAACCTGCCGATTTACCAGACGACGTCCTACGTCTTCGACAACGCCGAGCACGCCGCGGCCCGCTTTGGGCTGTCCGATGCCGGCCCGATTTACTCCCGCCTGACCAACCCGACGCAGGACGCGCTGGAAAACCGCATCGCCTCCCTGGAAGGCGGCGTGGCGGCCGTGGCTTTCGCCTCCGGCCAGGCGGCCGAGACCGCCGCCATCCTGACGTTGGCCGGCGCCGGCGACCACATCGTGGCCTCCCCGCACCTCTACGGCGGCACCGCCACCCTCTTCACGGTCACCCTGCCGCGCCTGGGCATTGACTTCACCCTGGTGGACAACCCGGACGATCCGGAGTCCTGGAAGGCGGCCATCCAGCCGAACACCAAGGCGCTCTACGGCGAGACCTTCGGCAACCCCGCAGCCGACGTGCTGGATATCCCGACGATCGCCGAGGTCGCCCACGCCGCCAACGTCCCGCTTATCGTGGACAACACCATCGCCACCGCCGCCCTGGTCCGCCCGCTGGCCCTGGGCGCGGACATCGTGGTCAACTCCACCACGAAGTTCTACACCGGCAACGGCTCCGCCCTGGGCGGCATCCTCGTCGACGGCGGCAAATTCGACTGGACCGTTGAGCGCGACGGAAAGCCGGTTTTCCCCGGCTTCGTCACCCCGGATCCGGCCTACCACGGCCTCAAGTACGCCGACCTGGGCGCCCCGGCCTTTGCCCTGAAGGCGCGCGCCGGCATCCTGCGCGACACGGGCGCGGCCATCTCCCCGTTCAACGCCTGGCTCGCACTCAACGGCCTGGAGACCCTCACCCTACGCATCCGCCGCCACAACGAAAACGCCCAGGCCGTCGCCGAGTACCTGGAAGGCCACGACAAGGTCACCAAGGTCAACTACGCCGGCCTGGAGTCCTCCCCCTACCGCAAGATCAAGGAAAAGCTCGGCCTGGACTACACCGGCTCGGTGCTCTCCTTCGACATCGAGGGCGGCAAGGACGAGGCTTGGACGTTCATCGACGCCCTGCGCCTGCACTCCAACCTGGCCAACATCGGCGACACCCGCTCCCTGGTGGTCCACCCGGCAACCACCACGCACTCCCAGTCCGACGAGGAGGGCCTGCGCGTGGCCGGCATTACCCAGTCCACCATCCGCCTCTCAGTGGGCATCGAGGATGTCAAGGACATCATCGCCGACCTCGAGCTGGGATTCGCAGCGCTGGGCTAA
- a CDS encoding bifunctional methylenetetrahydrofolate dehydrogenase/methenyltetrahydrofolate cyclohydrolase: MAATKLDGKLYRDEIFEDLKQRVAALKEKGVTPGLATVLVGEDPGSQSYVKMKHRDCEQLGINSIRKDLPADISQEDLEAVIDELNEDPACTGYIVQLPLPKHLDENRILERIDPDKDADGLHPVNLGKLVLNEDAPLPCTPNGCIHLLRRFGVELDGAKTVVIGRGVTVGRPIGLLLTRRSENSTVTLCHTGTKDLAAETRAADVVIAAAGKAHMLTADMIKEGAAILDVGVSRVDGKLAGDVADDVWDKAGFVSPNPGGVGPLTRAFLVRNIVERAEKAHGFAD; the protein is encoded by the coding sequence ATGGCTGCAACCAAACTAGACGGCAAACTGTACCGCGACGAGATTTTTGAAGACCTCAAGCAGCGTGTGGCTGCGCTGAAGGAGAAGGGGGTTACTCCGGGACTGGCCACCGTGCTGGTGGGGGAGGACCCAGGCTCCCAGTCCTACGTGAAGATGAAGCACCGCGATTGCGAGCAGCTGGGGATTAACTCCATCCGCAAGGACCTGCCGGCCGATATCAGCCAGGAGGACTTGGAGGCGGTCATTGATGAGCTGAACGAGGACCCGGCCTGCACCGGCTACATCGTGCAGCTGCCGCTGCCGAAGCACCTGGACGAAAACCGCATCCTCGAGCGCATCGACCCGGACAAGGACGCCGACGGCCTGCACCCAGTGAACCTGGGCAAGCTGGTGCTCAATGAGGACGCGCCGCTGCCGTGCACGCCGAACGGCTGCATCCACCTGCTGCGCCGCTTCGGGGTGGAGCTCGACGGGGCCAAGACCGTGGTCATCGGCCGCGGCGTGACCGTCGGTCGGCCCATCGGCCTGCTGCTGACCCGCCGCAGCGAGAACTCCACCGTGACCCTGTGCCACACCGGCACGAAGGACCTGGCGGCGGAGACCCGCGCAGCGGACGTCGTCATCGCGGCAGCCGGCAAGGCCCACATGCTGACCGCGGACATGATTAAGGAAGGCGCGGCCATCCTGGACGTGGGGGTCTCCCGCGTGGATGGCAAGCTGGCCGGCGACGTCGCCGACGACGTCTGGGATAAGGCCGGATTCGTCTCCCCGAACCCGGGCGGCGTGGGCCCGCTGACCCGCGCGTTCCTGGTGCGCAACATCGTCGAGCGGGCAGAAAAGGCTCATGGCTTCGCCGATTAA
- the metX gene encoding homoserine O-acetyltransferase MetX, producing the protein MSEYPRLAPPGRRTTVPVGAVTTEAGAEIPDVVIAYQRWGSFRGDPAGVNNVLIVEHALTGDSDVTDWWGDLIGPGQALDTDHWCVIATNVLGGCGGSTGPSSQHPDGRRWGSRFPAVSIRDQVEAEKLLIDALGLSTVHAVIGGSMGGARTLEWSLMYPAALTAACVIAVSARASGWQIGIQSAQISSIENDPQWHGGDYYELGVAPEGGLAAARRIAHLTYRGEQEIDERFGTTAQRGENPLGAYRAGDQRFAVNSYLEYQGKKLVDRFDAGSYVTLTESLNRHDVGRGRGGLNKALASSTVPTMVVGVDTDILYPYHQQEHLSRNLGNLLAMAKVVSPVGHDAFLTETRQMDRVLRNFLTLSAPDGLDLPGGLTDGDYAI; encoded by the coding sequence ATGTCCGAATATCCCCGCCTCGCCCCGCCCGGTCGCCGCACCACCGTGCCGGTGGGAGCGGTCACCACGGAGGCCGGCGCGGAAATCCCGGACGTGGTAATCGCCTACCAGCGCTGGGGCAGCTTCCGCGGGGACCCGGCAGGGGTTAACAACGTGCTCATCGTCGAGCACGCCCTGACCGGCGACTCGGACGTGACGGACTGGTGGGGCGACCTCATCGGCCCGGGCCAGGCGCTGGACACGGATCACTGGTGCGTTATCGCCACCAACGTTCTGGGCGGCTGCGGCGGCTCCACCGGTCCGTCCTCCCAGCACCCGGACGGCCGGCGATGGGGCTCGCGCTTCCCGGCCGTGTCCATCCGCGACCAGGTCGAGGCCGAAAAGCTGCTGATCGATGCCCTGGGGCTGAGCACCGTCCACGCCGTCATCGGCGGCTCCATGGGCGGGGCGCGGACCCTGGAGTGGTCCCTCATGTACCCGGCAGCGCTCACCGCGGCCTGCGTCATCGCGGTCTCCGCGCGGGCCTCCGGGTGGCAGATCGGTATCCAGTCCGCGCAGATTTCCTCCATAGAAAACGACCCGCAGTGGCACGGCGGTGACTACTACGAGCTGGGGGTTGCCCCGGAGGGCGGCCTGGCCGCCGCGCGCCGGATCGCGCACCTGACCTACCGCGGCGAGCAAGAGATCGACGAGCGCTTCGGCACCACCGCCCAGCGCGGGGAGAACCCCCTTGGCGCCTACCGCGCCGGCGACCAGCGCTTCGCGGTCAACTCCTACCTGGAATACCAGGGAAAGAAGCTGGTCGACCGCTTCGACGCCGGCTCCTACGTCACGCTGACCGAGTCCTTAAACCGGCACGACGTCGGCCGCGGGCGCGGCGGCCTGAACAAGGCCCTGGCCTCGTCGACCGTGCCGACGATGGTCGTCGGCGTCGACACCGACATCTTGTACCCCTATCACCAGCAGGAGCACCTCTCGCGCAACCTGGGCAATCTCTTGGCCATGGCTAAGGTCGTCTCCCCCGTCGGTCACGACGCCTTCTTGACCGAGACCCGCCAGATGGACCGCGTGCTGCGTAATTTCCTCACGCTGTCGGCCCCGGACGGCCTCGACCTGCCGGGCGGGCTGACCGATGGCGACTACGCCATCTAA
- a CDS encoding PH domain-containing protein — MNAVAPPELNPVSQALVKARYIIAAIWLIALSLGVGALGLFWASWWYWGLIVIAAFGAWLAWLIPAQVRNMGWLETDDELLITRGKLWHTFTVVPYGRIQFVDVTAGPIQRWLGIKKLQLHTASVTTDATVKGLPAQTADQLRERLAVKARERMSGL, encoded by the coding sequence ATGAACGCTGTCGCCCCGCCGGAGCTCAACCCGGTCTCCCAAGCCTTGGTCAAGGCCCGCTATATCATTGCCGCGATCTGGCTGATAGCCCTGTCCCTGGGCGTGGGCGCCCTGGGATTGTTCTGGGCCAGCTGGTGGTACTGGGGCCTTATCGTCATCGCCGCCTTCGGCGCGTGGCTGGCCTGGCTCATCCCCGCCCAGGTGCGCAACATGGGCTGGTTGGAAACCGACGACGAGCTGCTCATTACCCGCGGCAAGCTGTGGCACACCTTTACCGTGGTGCCCTACGGGCGCATCCAGTTCGTGGACGTGACCGCCGGGCCCATCCAGCGCTGGCTGGGCATTAAGAAGCTGCAGCTGCATACGGCCTCGGTGACCACGGACGCGACCGTCAAGGGCCTGCCGGCCCAGACCGCGGACCAGCTGCGCGAGCGCCTAGCCGTCAAGGCACGGGAGAGGATGAGCGGGCTGTGA
- a CDS encoding helix-turn-helix transcriptional regulator codes for MSPKKKPRRPIYNRVRLLRIERDVSRAELAAAVDVNPQSIGALERGDHSPSLDLAFSICEFFDLPVEAVFSRTEFTPLSSELYQRI; via the coding sequence ATGTCCCCGAAGAAGAAGCCGCGCCGCCCCATCTACAACCGCGTGCGCCTGCTTCGCATCGAGCGCGACGTCTCCCGCGCCGAGCTGGCCGCGGCCGTGGATGTCAACCCCCAGTCCATCGGGGCACTCGAGCGCGGCGACCACTCGCCCAGCCTCGACCTAGCCTTTAGCATCTGCGAGTTCTTCGACCTGCCCGTCGAGGCCGTCTTCTCCCGCACCGAGTTCACCCCGCTGTCTAGCGAGCTCTACCAGCGGATCTAG
- a CDS encoding DUF3017 domain-containing protein: protein MASPINKAQAASARPVAGLDKTSLDNPHDRHVAPSKLPAKVQWAMIGAFVAVVVLSGAFALLEHWRRAAFALGTAMLWLVVVRATCDSRRVGVFSVRSRRFDCIFSAVVGATLVFLAVSVDALGS from the coding sequence ATGGCTTCGCCGATTAATAAGGCGCAGGCCGCGTCCGCGCGGCCAGTCGCCGGGCTGGACAAGACCTCGTTGGATAATCCCCACGACCGGCACGTGGCGCCGTCGAAGCTGCCGGCCAAGGTGCAGTGGGCGATGATCGGGGCCTTCGTCGCCGTGGTGGTGCTCTCCGGGGCCTTTGCCCTGCTGGAGCACTGGCGCCGGGCGGCGTTTGCCTTAGGGACGGCGATGCTCTGGCTGGTGGTCGTGCGCGCGACCTGTGACTCCCGTCGGGTCGGGGTCTTTTCGGTGCGCTCGCGCCGCTTCGACTGCATTTTCAGCGCGGTGGTGGGGGCCACGCTGGTCTTCTTGGCCGTCTCCGTGGACGCGCTGGGCAGCTAG
- a CDS encoding PH domain-containing protein yields the protein MSKHRRGPDNAAVDADGFHRVHRLTPLLQFWSVILAILAIGVVNINLEVLGDAARFIADGHWGRGLRDAAWTAAAFIGICLAIWFLSAIWWRRLGYQLGRDELALRRGVLSTQLRTARYDRIQAVDVIEPVIARIFGVAAVRVETAGGASSHIQIAYLKKPAATQLREEILTRTSGRRPPTGAEPAAANDAAGSDTASDTAHQEVVIPPIPTRRSLLGAALRLSTLLVVVIAAVLVLTPVPNTTVVPILVGLVPNVWELIDTSWRFSSRLDEDDSGRALLIINYGLADRRHQSVRLDRIHGVQVRQSLLWRLAKWWEVRVSVAGYGSAAGKVSGTTRVLPVGSREQALRLLELLSPLDKKEIDRYAQPEGAREPTYSSPRRAWWVSPLDSHRQAVTLVGDNSITHAGLLNRRVSVIDNSHIQELAYTAGPIAQLCRLATVRYELVAGPVRMAGSDLEPAEAAALLSHLRARRLPAALSANAQDDPGSV from the coding sequence GTGAGCAAACACCGCCGCGGCCCGGACAACGCGGCCGTCGACGCCGACGGCTTCCACCGCGTGCACCGGCTCACGCCGCTGCTGCAGTTCTGGTCGGTCATCCTGGCTATCCTGGCCATCGGGGTGGTCAACATCAACCTCGAGGTCCTAGGGGATGCCGCGCGCTTCATCGCCGACGGCCACTGGGGCCGCGGCCTGCGGGACGCCGCCTGGACCGCCGCCGCCTTCATCGGCATCTGTCTGGCCATCTGGTTCCTCTCCGCCATCTGGTGGCGCCGCCTGGGCTACCAGCTGGGCAGGGACGAGCTGGCCCTGCGGCGCGGGGTGCTGTCCACGCAGCTGCGCACCGCCCGCTACGACCGCATCCAGGCCGTCGACGTCATCGAGCCGGTCATCGCGCGGATCTTCGGCGTGGCCGCCGTCCGCGTCGAGACCGCCGGCGGGGCGTCCTCCCACATCCAGATCGCCTACCTGAAAAAGCCCGCGGCCACCCAGCTGCGCGAGGAGATCCTCACCCGCACCAGCGGCCGCCGCCCACCCACCGGCGCGGAGCCAGCTGCCGCTAACGATGCCGCCGGCAGCGACACCGCCAGCGACACCGCCCACCAGGAGGTGGTCATCCCGCCCATCCCGACGCGGCGCAGCCTGCTGGGCGCGGCCCTGCGGTTAAGCACGCTGCTGGTGGTGGTGATTGCTGCGGTTCTGGTTCTCACCCCGGTGCCGAATACCACCGTGGTGCCGATCCTGGTGGGCCTGGTGCCCAACGTCTGGGAGCTCATCGACACCTCATGGCGGTTTAGCTCCCGCCTGGATGAGGACGACTCCGGCCGCGCGCTGCTCATCATCAACTACGGCCTGGCTGACCGGCGCCACCAGTCGGTGCGCCTGGATCGCATCCACGGCGTCCAGGTCCGGCAGTCGCTGCTGTGGCGCCTGGCCAAGTGGTGGGAGGTCCGCGTGTCCGTGGCCGGCTACGGCTCCGCCGCGGGCAAGGTCTCAGGCACTACCCGGGTGCTGCCCGTGGGCAGCCGGGAGCAGGCCCTCCGCCTGCTGGAGCTGCTCAGCCCGCTGGACAAGAAGGAGATCGACCGCTACGCCCAGCCGGAGGGCGCCCGTGAGCCGACCTATTCCTCGCCGCGCCGGGCCTGGTGGGTCTCGCCGCTGGATTCCCACCGGCAGGCCGTGACCCTGGTCGGCGATAACAGCATCACCCACGCCGGGCTGCTCAACCGCCGGGTCAGCGTGATTGACAACAGCCACATCCAGGAGCTGGCCTATACCGCCGGCCCGATTGCCCAGCTGTGCCGGCTGGCCACCGTCCGCTACGAACTGGTCGCCGGCCCGGTGCGCATGGCCGGCAGCGACCTGGAGCCGGCCGAAGCGGCCGCCTTGCTGAGCCACCTGCGTGCCCGGCGCTTGCCGGCGGCCCTGAGCGCCAACGCCCAAGACGATCCGGGCTCGGTCTAG